In a genomic window of Zootoca vivipara chromosome 5, rZooViv1.1, whole genome shotgun sequence:
- the LOC118096429 gene encoding transmembrane protein 150A, translating into MPAWAILPIALPAFSITGMWIVYAMALSNNHICPVHNWIYNQSCELDSPIFCCTLDHIPLVSKCGTFPPESCFFSLICSLGSFMVMLVGLLRYAHVIEHYGSSLLNTLGLALGWICAAGLIMVGNFQVDHAKVLHYIGAGVAFPTSMLFILLQSILTYRMAKSRGHYWTGHLRSILAALAFITLIFTPPCGVFFIQQSFVLQHLAALCEWMFIINVLVFYGTFTAEFGAISTDTFLVLLKARRTPKSFKVDSSTPSMSHVHSHLENMAMMGRDG; encoded by the exons GTATGCCATGGCACTGTCCAACAATCACATCTGCCCAGTCCATAATTG gATTTATAATCAATCTTGTGAGCTGGATAGCCCTATTTTCTGCTGTACGTTGGATCATATCCCTCTTGTCAG CAAGTGTGGTACCTTCCCCCCAGAGAGCTGCTTCTTCAGCCTGATCTGCAGCTTGGGCTCATTCATGG TGATGCTGGTTGGCCTGCTGAGATATGCGCACGTTATAGAGCATTACGGCTCTTCCCTTCTCAACACTTTGGGGCTGGCTTTAGGCTGGATCTGTGCAGCTGGCCTCATTATGGTGGGCAACTTCCAG GTGGACCATGCTAAAGTCCTGCATTACATCGGGGCAGGTGTGGCGTTCCCTACCAGCATGCTTTTCATACTCCTTCAGTCCATCCTGACTTACCGCATGGCAAAATCCAGAGGCCATTACTGGACTGGGCATCTGCGCAGCATCCTGGCAGCCCTGGCTTTCATCACCCTCATCTTCA CACCCCCATGTGGCGTATTTTTCATCCAACAGAGTTTCGTCCTGCAACACCTAGCCGCCCTCTGCGAATGGATGTTCATCATAAACGTCCTCGTCTTCTACGGCACCTTCACAGCTGAATTTGGAGCCATCTCCACGGACACCTTTCTGGTTCTCCTGAAAGCCAGGCGGACTCCCAAAAGCTTCAAAGTGGATAGCAGCACACCAAGCATGTCACATGTTCACAGCCATTTGGAGAACATGGCCATGATGGGAAGGGATGGCTAG